In the Paenibacillus sp. FSL H7-0357 genome, one interval contains:
- a CDS encoding stage V sporulation protein AB, producing MTAPITLGLNLLLGIAGGIAVGGGVIALFIVLDMVPRLAQLTSSYDKVHWYEGAMIGGSLLGTMSDFWNWRISSGPVVELGVGLFDGIFVGMLAAALTEVLNVLPILAKRLQMTHYLFGLLMAMVCGKVAGSLFDFFVYQQ from the coding sequence ATGACCGCGCCGATTACACTTGGACTGAATTTGCTGCTCGGAATCGCCGGGGGGATTGCGGTAGGCGGAGGGGTGATCGCTCTGTTTATCGTGCTTGATATGGTGCCCCGGCTGGCCCAGCTGACTTCCTCCTACGACAAGGTTCATTGGTATGAAGGGGCGATGATCGGGGGTTCTCTGCTTGGCACTATGAGTGATTTCTGGAACTGGCGGATTAGCTCAGGTCCTGTGGTCGAACTGGGAGTTGGGCTGTTTGACGGGATATTTGTCGGTATGCTGGCCGCTGCTTTGACAGAGGTTTTGAATGTGCTGCCGATCTTGGCAAAACGTCTGCAAATGACGCATTATCTGTTTGGGCTGCTGATGGCCATGGTATGCGGCAAGGTTGCAGGCTCTTTGTTCGACTTCTTTGTATATCAACAGTAG
- a CDS encoding stage V sporulation protein AA yields the protein MNTYSAPAIYIQLKNRVTVPKGKGVTLRDIAYLITEPEWREPLYSILLLKPAQSDGNLILIDLLTVIPHIHELIPGADIQPIGEGRTIVQIEGLVEARKPSVALFVLVWLLLFFGSALTIMNFHADVSMQEVHVRIVEMLTGRRDDHPYVFQIAYSLGIGFGMVIFFNHLFKKKWNEEPTPLEVEMFLYQKNIDHYVVHEEYSKMNRSGNDPSGPKEDGT from the coding sequence ATGAACACTTATTCGGCTCCCGCCATTTACATACAGCTTAAGAATCGGGTAACGGTGCCCAAAGGGAAAGGGGTCACGCTGCGGGATATCGCTTATTTAATCACCGAGCCGGAGTGGAGGGAGCCGCTGTATTCAATTCTGCTGCTGAAGCCGGCACAGAGTGACGGGAACCTCATTCTGATCGACCTGTTGACGGTTATCCCGCATATTCACGAATTGATACCGGGTGCTGACATCCAACCGATTGGCGAGGGGCGGACGATTGTGCAGATCGAAGGGCTGGTCGAAGCACGCAAACCTTCGGTTGCGCTGTTTGTGCTGGTGTGGCTGCTGCTTTTCTTCGGATCGGCGCTGACGATTATGAATTTTCATGCCGATGTCAGCATGCAGGAAGTTCATGTTCGCATCGTGGAGATGCTGACCGGACGGCGGGATGACCACCCCTATGTGTTCCAGATTGCCTATTCGCTGGGCATCGGGTTTGGCATGGTGATTTTTTTCAACCACCTCTTTAAGAAAAAATGGAATGAGGAGCCCACTCCGCTCGAAGTGGAAATGTTTCTTTATCAGAAAAATATCGACCATTATGTAGTCCACGAGGAGTATAGCAAAATGAATCGCAGCGGAAACGATCCATCAGGACCTAAAGAGGATGGAACATGA
- a CDS encoding DMT family transporter, whose protein sequence is MSNVTASTSEVRQAPLRGGFWLVVLGAALWGVDPLFRIILLKSMTSSQIVLLEHVVLFLAAAPVLWRHRAELKGIRLRQAGALMVVSWGGSAVATILFTKALSSGDLNAVLLLQKLQPIFAIGLAAVILKERLPRNFGPLIVIALAGTYLLTFGWTAPFGHVNSFISVGSLLALGAAALWGGSTVMGRYLLGSMKYETVTSLRFILALPLLFVVTAMEGAPWQVHGGLGASTAIAINLLLQALLPGLLSMLLYYKGLNTTKASVATLAELSFPMTGILINWIFFDLLVTLPQIIGFALIWTALFLISNQQSRQESLN, encoded by the coding sequence ATGAGTAATGTAACTGCTTCAACTTCAGAGGTGCGCCAGGCGCCGCTGCGCGGCGGGTTCTGGCTGGTTGTGCTGGGAGCGGCGCTATGGGGCGTCGATCCGCTGTTCCGCATCATCCTGCTCAAATCAATGACCTCTTCACAGATCGTTCTGCTGGAGCATGTTGTGCTCTTTCTGGCTGCCGCTCCGGTACTTTGGCGGCATCGCGCTGAACTGAAAGGAATTCGTCTGCGTCAGGCCGGAGCCCTAATGGTTGTATCTTGGGGCGGCTCCGCCGTGGCTACGATTCTCTTCACCAAAGCCTTGTCCAGCGGAGATCTCAATGCGGTGCTTCTACTGCAGAAGCTGCAGCCGATCTTTGCCATCGGACTGGCGGCTGTCATCCTTAAAGAACGCCTGCCCCGAAATTTCGGACCGCTTATAGTGATTGCACTGGCAGGGACTTATCTGCTGACCTTTGGCTGGACCGCACCCTTCGGACATGTGAACAGCTTTATCAGTGTCGGCAGTCTGCTGGCGCTCGGTGCCGCTGCCTTGTGGGGCGGATCTACAGTAATGGGCCGCTATTTACTGGGTTCAATGAAGTATGAAACGGTGACTTCACTGCGGTTCATTCTGGCATTACCTCTCTTGTTCGTCGTCACCGCTATGGAGGGTGCTCCCTGGCAGGTACACGGCGGACTGGGCGCTTCAACGGCGATTGCGATCAATCTGCTGCTGCAGGCACTGCTGCCCGGACTGCTTAGTATGCTGCTGTATTACAAAGGTCTTAACACCACCAAAGCTTCCGTTGCCACCTTGGCAGAGCTCAGCTTCCCGATGACGGGAATCCTGATCAACTGGATTTTCTTCGATCTGCTGGTAACCTTGCCGCAAATTATCGGCTTTGCGCTGATTTGGACCGCGCTGTTCCTTATCTCTAATCAACAGAGCCGTCAGGAATCACTCAACTAG
- a CDS encoding PstS family phosphate ABC transporter substrate-binding protein, protein MKRPLGTNLPLSFIAVAAIAFAETIAYFVISLFGGMQFYAPLSAVVAFALAVYAVLAIFDLFNLRIRRIVFASFAGVCLLAAGVYEINQAYVNSLAEVNDREISLEKYKPFQPESKIAILDQTSTYKIIDELPRLDGATALYPLYSAFVQAVYPKDDYSVYDFESSTVVCTSTSTAYDRLIDGDTDIIFAAAPSLSQQKSAKAAGKELVLTPIGREAFVFFVHTRNKVDGLTTQQIKDIYSGKLTNWKQVGGKRDSIRAFQREENSGSQTMLEKIMEGTPLMAAPQKDVMDVMSGIISQTASYRNYKNALGFSFLFYASEMNSNNEIKLLAVDGVEPGRESIRSGAYPFASEFYAVTAGSSNPHIQPFLDWIVSPEGQELVAKTGYTPVK, encoded by the coding sequence ATGAAAAGACCACTTGGAACAAACTTGCCGTTATCATTTATCGCTGTAGCCGCTATTGCATTTGCCGAAACTATCGCCTATTTCGTTATCTCCTTGTTTGGAGGGATGCAATTTTATGCCCCGCTTTCCGCTGTTGTCGCTTTTGCCCTTGCAGTTTATGCAGTGCTGGCGATCTTTGACTTGTTCAATCTGCGTATCCGGCGGATCGTGTTCGCCTCTTTCGCCGGGGTATGTCTACTGGCGGCAGGCGTTTATGAAATCAATCAGGCTTATGTGAACAGCCTCGCTGAAGTGAATGACCGGGAGATTTCTCTGGAGAAATATAAACCTTTCCAGCCGGAATCCAAGATAGCCATACTGGACCAAACCTCCACTTATAAGATCATAGACGAGCTTCCGCGGCTGGACGGTGCAACCGCACTCTACCCGCTATATTCGGCATTTGTTCAAGCCGTCTACCCGAAGGACGACTATAGCGTATATGATTTTGAGAGCAGTACGGTAGTCTGCACTTCGACCTCCACTGCTTATGATCGTCTGATCGATGGAGATACGGATATTATTTTTGCAGCAGCCCCCTCTCTCTCCCAACAGAAATCAGCCAAAGCAGCAGGCAAAGAGCTAGTTCTTACGCCCATTGGCCGAGAGGCATTTGTCTTCTTCGTTCATACGCGGAACAAGGTGGACGGACTGACCACACAGCAAATCAAGGATATCTATTCCGGTAAGCTGACAAATTGGAAACAGGTAGGCGGCAAACGGGACTCGATCCGGGCATTCCAGCGGGAAGAAAACAGCGGCAGCCAGACTATGCTTGAGAAAATCATGGAGGGCACACCGCTCATGGCAGCTCCGCAAAAAGATGTTATGGATGTGATGAGCGGCATTATCAGCCAGACCGCCAGCTACCGTAATTATAAAAATGCTCTTGGCTTCAGCTTCCTGTTCTACGCCTCGGAGATGAACAGCAATAACGAGATCAAGCTGCTGGCCGTCGACGGTGTTGAACCCGGCAGGGAGAGCATTCGCAGCGGAGCCTATCCTTTTGCCTCCGAATTTTATGCTGTGACCGCCGGGAGCTCCAATCCGCATATCCAGCCTTTTCTGGATTGGATAGTTTCCCCCGAGGGTCAGGAGCTGGTGGCAAAAACTGGCTATACCCCGGTAAAATAA
- a CDS encoding carboxylesterase/lipase family protein has product MTGPVAETLYGKLQGIQSDDVNIWRGIPFAAPPVGELRFRAPQPPEPWSSIREAREFGPVSHQPVSTGSTRFGGTTPEYSEDCLYLNIWSPQAEGEALPVMVWIHGGTFVTGAGSQPMFEGTHLASKGKVIVVTVNYRLGPFGFMHLSPFGGGLASNAGLLDQIAALQWVQGNIAAFGGDPKRVTLFGESAGSMSIAALLAMPAAEGLFAGAIMQSGAAQTLKAQQGEEIGAAFLAELGIRPGGDTTLLDTLPAEQILKAAGAMVYKLSGNAMSMLFQPVIEPDTLPADPAQAIADGVASGIPLVIGTNLHEGNLFFRGSGSAENFDQSLQSLEMMMGVENLAELALHYPKTVEGQADFLTDLFFWDSSISIAERQHRYAPVWMYRFDWTIPGHPLLEKAVHGAEICYVFNNLSHMAHYGVEVTPAMESLSDAMLYAWTAFAHRGDPSVPGLSWPQYTLDNRATLIFEQDIRIVADPDRKKRTRLLSAQENPPQDSSAGTLSE; this is encoded by the coding sequence ATGACAGGTCCCGTGGCAGAAACATTATATGGGAAGCTGCAAGGAATACAAAGTGACGATGTGAACATCTGGCGCGGAATTCCTTTTGCCGCCCCGCCTGTGGGTGAGCTGCGATTTCGCGCGCCACAGCCGCCGGAGCCATGGAGTTCCATTAGAGAGGCCAGGGAATTCGGCCCGGTCAGCCATCAGCCTGTCAGTACCGGCAGCACCCGATTCGGAGGTACAACTCCGGAATATTCCGAAGATTGCCTGTACCTGAACATCTGGTCGCCACAGGCTGAAGGTGAAGCCCTGCCGGTCATGGTATGGATTCATGGGGGCACTTTTGTAACCGGAGCCGGCAGCCAGCCGATGTTCGAAGGTACCCATTTGGCCAGTAAGGGCAAAGTTATTGTGGTTACCGTCAATTATCGGCTGGGACCGTTCGGTTTCATGCATTTGTCGCCGTTTGGCGGCGGCTTGGCCTCCAATGCCGGTCTGCTGGACCAGATTGCCGCACTACAATGGGTGCAGGGCAATATTGCCGCGTTTGGCGGGGACCCGAAACGCGTTACTCTCTTCGGCGAGTCTGCGGGCAGCATGAGTATTGCCGCGCTGCTGGCGATGCCTGCGGCAGAAGGCTTGTTTGCCGGAGCTATTATGCAGAGCGGGGCTGCACAGACCCTGAAGGCGCAGCAAGGTGAAGAGATTGGTGCAGCTTTTCTGGCCGAGCTCGGGATTCGTCCAGGCGGCGATACCACACTGCTGGACACGCTTCCGGCAGAGCAAATATTGAAGGCAGCAGGCGCGATGGTTTACAAGCTGTCCGGCAATGCGATGAGCATGCTGTTCCAGCCCGTTATTGAGCCGGATACATTGCCGGCAGATCCGGCGCAGGCTATTGCAGACGGTGTAGCAAGCGGTATACCGCTTGTGATCGGGACGAATCTTCATGAGGGCAACCTGTTCTTCCGGGGAAGTGGTTCGGCAGAGAACTTTGACCAGTCGCTTCAATCTCTGGAAATGATGATGGGAGTAGAAAATTTGGCTGAACTCGCGCTTCATTATCCCAAGACCGTGGAGGGTCAAGCCGATTTTCTGACAGATCTCTTTTTCTGGGACAGCTCCATATCTATCGCTGAGCGGCAGCATCGCTATGCCCCGGTATGGATGTACCGGTTCGACTGGACCATCCCCGGCCATCCGCTGCTCGAGAAGGCTGTACATGGTGCGGAAATCTGCTATGTATTTAATAATTTATCGCACATGGCGCATTATGGAGTAGAGGTTACTCCTGCCATGGAGAGTTTGTCGGATGCGATGCTCTACGCCTGGACAGCCTTTGCCCACCGTGGCGATCCGTCGGTGCCAGGCCTATCTTGGCCGCAGTATACATTGGACAACCGCGCTACCCTGATCTTTGAGCAGGACATCCGCATCGTGGCTGATCCGGATCGGAAGAAGCGGACACGGCTGCTGTCAGCACAAGAGAACCCGCCTCAAGACTCATCTGCCGGGACGTTGTCAGAATAG
- a CDS encoding AI-2E family transporter, whose amino-acid sequence MERVQVWPERFKKFFLNNKFVVSLLIILLIGVTILVFSKVPFIFKPISVLLHTVAAPLLLSGIAYYLLNPLVDRLERRSKVKRAYGIVILYLLIAGIITLILLTVIPIIRTQLLGLIDNFPKYSEQIQQEFVNLTGSAQFERIQENIGMDFTNITSKVTTWATSFLNNAVNGVGSFVGALTEIVLAVVTTPFILFYLLRDGKKLPDYLMRFIPTGLQPQTREVMSEMNSQVASYIRGQIIVSCCIGALLYIGYLIIGLEYSLVLAIVAACTAVVPYLGPAIAITPALIVAMVTSPFMLLKMIFVWTAVQLIEGKFISPQIMGKSLKIHPITIIFVIIFAGKMFGVLGIILAVPGYAVLKVVVTHVFQWFRFRSGLYQVIEEKKE is encoded by the coding sequence ATGGAAAGGGTGCAGGTATGGCCTGAGAGGTTTAAAAAGTTTTTTCTAAATAACAAATTTGTGGTTTCTTTACTGATTATTTTACTTATCGGAGTTACGATTCTGGTGTTCTCCAAGGTTCCGTTTATCTTCAAGCCGATATCGGTTCTGCTGCACACAGTGGCAGCTCCGCTGCTGCTCTCAGGAATCGCCTACTACTTGCTGAATCCGCTGGTAGACCGGCTGGAGAGAAGAAGCAAAGTGAAGCGTGCCTATGGGATTGTGATTCTGTATCTGTTGATCGCCGGGATTATTACACTAATTCTGCTGACAGTCATTCCGATAATCCGCACCCAGCTGCTTGGACTGATTGATAATTTCCCTAAATACAGTGAGCAGATTCAGCAGGAATTCGTTAATCTGACCGGTAGTGCGCAGTTCGAGCGCATTCAGGAGAATATTGGCATGGACTTCACTAATATCACCAGCAAGGTGACAACATGGGCCACCTCCTTTCTGAATAACGCAGTGAATGGCGTTGGCAGCTTCGTTGGGGCATTGACCGAAATTGTTCTGGCTGTGGTAACCACGCCATTTATCCTGTTCTACCTGCTCCGTGACGGCAAAAAGCTGCCTGATTACCTGATGAGGTTCATCCCTACCGGCTTGCAGCCGCAGACTCGGGAAGTAATGTCCGAGATGAACAGCCAGGTGGCTTCCTATATCCGCGGACAAATTATCGTAAGCTGCTGCATCGGTGCGCTGCTCTATATCGGGTATTTGATTATCGGGCTGGAGTATTCCCTGGTGCTGGCGATCGTTGCAGCCTGTACGGCGGTAGTTCCCTATTTGGGTCCGGCCATTGCCATTACTCCAGCCTTGATCGTTGCGATGGTGACTTCTCCGTTCATGCTGCTTAAAATGATCTTCGTCTGGACTGCGGTCCAGCTGATTGAAGGTAAATTTATTTCGCCGCAGATCATGGGCAAGTCGCTGAAGATTCATCCGATTACTATAATTTTCGTCATTATTTTTGCCGGTAAAATGTTCGGCGTGCTTGGCATTATCCTGGCTGTACCGGGATATGCCGTGCTGAAGGTGGTCGTTACCCATGTCTTCCAGTGGTTCCGTTTCCGCTCCGGATTATATCAAGTGATCGAAGAAAAAAAGGAATAA
- a CDS encoding 5'-methylthioadenosine/adenosylhomocysteine nucleosidase has translation MITGVIGPSDEEIEHLIKKCYIDSVYEKASLKFYSGFYGEAQVVLVICGVGKVNACIATQVLIDILEVTHIILTGAAGALGDSLKHGDVVISTAVAHHDLPQEILTEYHPWMKSIFIEADTAMVNECIRIAGEDQDHGNIYAGKMISGEEFIASSEKRKRLDSFGAMCVDMESASIAQTCYVNHIPFVVIRSISDHADEESVESFETHVESVSLNALCLVEKLLVSLHKPLI, from the coding sequence GTGATCACAGGTGTAATAGGACCATCGGATGAAGAAATTGAACATCTGATAAAGAAATGTTATATAGATTCGGTTTATGAAAAAGCATCCCTGAAATTCTATTCCGGATTCTACGGAGAGGCTCAAGTGGTTCTGGTAATCTGCGGGGTGGGTAAAGTCAACGCCTGCATTGCGACGCAGGTGCTGATTGACATACTTGAAGTCACACATATTATTTTGACAGGTGCCGCCGGAGCATTGGGGGACAGCCTGAAGCACGGGGATGTGGTCATCTCTACCGCGGTAGCCCATCATGATCTTCCGCAGGAAATCCTGACGGAGTACCATCCATGGATGAAGAGCATTTTCATAGAGGCCGATACAGCGATGGTTAATGAATGTATCCGTATTGCCGGAGAGGATCAAGATCATGGAAATATCTACGCCGGAAAAATGATCTCCGGGGAAGAGTTCATCGCCAGCAGTGAAAAGCGCAAACGGCTGGACTCCTTTGGGGCGATGTGTGTGGACATGGAGAGCGCAAGCATTGCGCAGACCTGCTATGTCAATCATATTCCTTTTGTTGTTATCCGTTCGATATCGGACCATGCGGACGAAGAAAGTGTTGAAAGCTTTGAAACCCATGTGGAATCGGTCTCCCTGAATGCATTGTGCCTAGTGGAAAAGCTGCTGGTAAGTTTACATAAACCTTTGATTTGA
- a CDS encoding SDR family NAD(P)-dependent oxidoreductase, with the protein MLNAMKIIVTGAASGIGKEIVRLGLREGAGVIACDINGPALEQLESEMASGKLSAYRLDASHHREVKQFFAYIEQQHADINGLVNNAGIYLGKSILEYAPDEIDRVLDINVKGYVYFSQMFGRLLLGSRRQGAIVNMSSVSGQEGSSDAVYGLSKAAILGLTKSCAMNFAPYIRVNAVAPTMTNTPMMSHIPVWRQTEYLEHQLTKEPLLAEEIAESVVFLLSRKSRAYTGATFDINNGCYLR; encoded by the coding sequence ATGCTGAATGCCATGAAAATTATAGTAACCGGAGCTGCTTCCGGGATTGGCAAGGAAATTGTCCGGCTTGGTCTGCGGGAGGGTGCGGGCGTCATAGCCTGCGATATCAATGGCCCGGCGCTGGAGCAGTTGGAATCGGAAATGGCTTCCGGCAAGTTGTCCGCCTATCGGCTGGATGCCAGTCATCACCGCGAGGTGAAACAATTCTTTGCCTATATAGAGCAGCAGCATGCGGATATCAATGGTTTGGTCAACAATGCAGGCATCTATTTGGGCAAAAGTATCCTTGAGTATGCCCCTGATGAAATAGATCGGGTGCTGGATATCAACGTGAAAGGTTATGTCTATTTCTCTCAGATGTTCGGCAGGCTGCTGCTAGGAAGTCGTCGCCAAGGCGCAATCGTCAACATGTCGTCCGTATCCGGACAGGAGGGAAGCTCGGATGCCGTTTACGGCTTGTCGAAAGCGGCTATTCTGGGTTTGACGAAAAGCTGCGCGATGAACTTCGCCCCCTATATCCGCGTAAACGCGGTTGCGCCGACAATGACGAATACACCGATGATGAGCCATATTCCCGTTTGGAGACAGACGGAATATCTGGAGCATCAATTGACTAAGGAGCCGCTGCTGGCAGAAGAGATTGCCGAAAGTGTTGTTTTTTTGTTGAGCAGGAAGTCAAGGGCTTATACCGGTGCAACGTTTGATATTAACAATGGCTGTTATTTGCGCTGA
- a CDS encoding GNAT family N-acetyltransferase: MFESFEPGDRVLHSSGFKQEEVLHNLIHRIAEYADAIKLKSIDDQLIFTQSTGHNAWLWVSKELGVQQRDDLLRQLAERVKDSGIPGISAEPETAKAFAEAFCAAKGKLHHTYMMLKAYHCPEVRKPGHVSGSLLQAGEAHIPVVAEFTARFVEDAFGTSEQQENFLSYADEAVRAGNLYLWVVEGVPVSMAAIAHRSARHVRINDVYTPRTHRKQGYASAAVAELCQILLAEGLTPVLYADDKNPDSNKVYQTVGFVEAGQIADIKFD, encoded by the coding sequence ATGTTTGAGAGTTTTGAGCCGGGTGATAGAGTGCTGCATAGCAGTGGGTTTAAGCAAGAGGAGGTTCTACATAACCTGATTCACCGCATTGCGGAGTACGCGGATGCGATCAAGCTCAAAAGCATTGATGATCAACTGATCTTCACCCAATCGACAGGTCACAATGCCTGGTTATGGGTCTCGAAGGAGCTTGGAGTGCAGCAGCGGGACGATTTGCTGCGGCAGCTGGCGGAACGGGTGAAGGATAGCGGAATCCCTGGAATCAGCGCAGAGCCGGAGACGGCCAAGGCATTCGCGGAAGCTTTTTGCGCGGCCAAAGGGAAACTTCATCATACCTATATGATGCTAAAAGCCTATCATTGCCCCGAGGTGCGGAAACCCGGTCATGTCAGTGGGTCGCTGTTGCAGGCTGGTGAGGCCCATATTCCGGTGGTCGCGGAGTTTACAGCCAGATTCGTTGAAGATGCCTTCGGCACTTCTGAGCAGCAGGAGAATTTCCTTTCCTATGCGGATGAAGCGGTTCGTGCAGGCAACCTGTATTTGTGGGTTGTGGAAGGCGTACCTGTATCTATGGCGGCCATCGCACACCGCTCAGCGAGACATGTCCGGATTAATGATGTCTATACGCCGCGCACTCACCGTAAACAAGGGTATGCCAGCGCAGCCGTGGCTGAATTATGCCAAATATTGCTCGCCGAAGGCCTAACTCCGGTGCTGTACGCAGACGACAAAAACCCGGATTCCAATAAGGTCTACCAAACTGTAGGGTTTGTGGAAGCAGGGCAAATTGCAGATATTAAATTCGACTGA
- a CDS encoding DUF2264 domain-containing protein — MSSQWGTIGANPLVTKEDMQNAFRQLAYPLKPYYSEGRARLKLGVTGVHYGPDIAEMEGFSRVLWGFVPFLAGGGEDDMWEILLDGIRNGTDPEHKEYWGEVGDYDQRLVEMAAFGYGLALIPDRIWGPLSEREQRNLFNWLNQMNSHPCYDCNWLFFNVLVNLGFRKAGLPYDADQLEQNLRRMDDFYLTDGWYSDGIGGHSDYYVPFAIHFYGLLYAELMGEEDPERASVFRERAGKFAAEFIQWFAADGSALPYGRSLTYRFAQSAFWGALAYAGVEAVPYGVIKGIVLRNLRWWFQQDILNADGVLNIGYTYPNLVMAENYNSPGSPYWSLKFFLPLALPDQHPFWQAEELPLPELEALAVQQPAHLVICRRAESDHVVAFNSGHKGTNEHTHTSAKYEKFAYSTAFGFSVPRSEWGISQGAFDSMLALSEAGDNLYRVRRQNEETRIEDNLLFSRWKPWPNVEVQTWVVAGLPWHIRIHRVQTARTLDAAEGGFAVALEPGLQEIMPAEGAGMTAISSHGASGILGLAGYSEAGLIRPHTNTNVLRPRTVIPTLQAKLAPGTHWLISAVYGEPGDSREGGKAMAAEPAGDPLQLLGVELTRDEIRVATHTGQSITIPLDK, encoded by the coding sequence ATGAGTAGCCAATGGGGAACAATTGGGGCTAATCCGCTGGTCACAAAAGAAGATATGCAAAATGCTTTCCGTCAGCTGGCCTATCCGCTTAAGCCTTACTATAGTGAGGGACGTGCCCGTCTGAAGCTGGGGGTGACCGGGGTTCATTACGGGCCCGATATTGCTGAAATGGAGGGCTTCTCCCGGGTATTATGGGGATTTGTGCCGTTTCTGGCCGGTGGCGGTGAAGATGACATGTGGGAGATACTGCTGGACGGCATCCGCAACGGGACTGACCCGGAGCATAAGGAATACTGGGGTGAGGTCGGTGATTATGACCAGCGTCTTGTGGAGATGGCAGCATTTGGCTACGGGTTGGCGTTGATCCCGGACCGGATCTGGGGGCCGCTGAGCGAACGGGAGCAGAGGAATTTGTTCAATTGGCTGAACCAGATGAACTCACATCCTTGTTATGACTGCAATTGGCTCTTCTTTAATGTGCTGGTTAATCTGGGCTTCCGCAAGGCTGGTCTACCGTATGATGCTGATCAACTGGAGCAGAATCTGCGGCGCATGGATGATTTCTACTTGACCGATGGCTGGTACAGCGACGGCATCGGCGGTCATAGTGATTATTATGTTCCGTTCGCCATCCATTTCTACGGGCTGCTGTATGCTGAACTGATGGGTGAGGAAGATCCTGAGCGGGCAAGCGTATTTAGGGAACGGGCCGGAAAATTCGCTGCTGAATTCATCCAATGGTTTGCTGCGGACGGCTCCGCGCTTCCGTATGGCCGCAGCTTGACCTACCGGTTCGCCCAATCGGCCTTCTGGGGGGCCCTTGCTTATGCAGGAGTTGAAGCTGTGCCTTATGGTGTTATTAAAGGGATCGTTCTGCGCAACTTACGCTGGTGGTTCCAGCAGGATATTCTGAACGCAGACGGCGTATTGAACATCGGTTATACCTATCCCAACCTGGTGATGGCCGAGAACTATAACTCGCCGGGGTCGCCGTATTGGTCGTTGAAATTCTTCCTGCCGCTGGCCCTGCCGGATCAGCATCCCTTCTGGCAGGCGGAGGAGCTGCCGCTTCCGGAGCTTGAGGCGCTGGCTGTGCAGCAGCCTGCTCATCTTGTTATTTGCCGCCGGGCAGAAAGCGACCATGTCGTCGCCTTCAACAGCGGGCATAAAGGCACCAATGAGCATACCCATACTTCGGCCAAATATGAGAAGTTCGCTTATTCTACGGCTTTTGGGTTCAGCGTTCCCCGTTCGGAATGGGGAATCTCCCAGGGGGCATTCGATTCCATGCTGGCGCTCAGCGAGGCAGGCGACAATCTGTACCGGGTGAGAAGACAAAATGAAGAGACGCGGATTGAAGACAATCTGCTCTTTTCCAGATGGAAGCCTTGGCCTAATGTGGAAGTGCAGACCTGGGTTGTGGCTGGTCTTCCCTGGCATATACGGATTCACCGGGTACAAACAGCAAGAACGCTGGATGCTGCAGAAGGCGGTTTTGCCGTGGCGCTGGAGCCTGGACTGCAGGAGATAATGCCTGCTGAAGGAGCAGGTATGACAGCGATCAGCAGCCATGGCGCCAGCGGGATTCTCGGCTTGGCCGGTTACAGCGAAGCAGGGCTGATCCGTCCGCATACCAATACCAATGTGCTGCGGCCGCGGACAGTCATACCGACGCTGCAGGCGAAGCTTGCTCCCGGGACCCACTGGCTTATCTCGGCCGTGTATGGCGAGCCGGGTGACAGTCGTGAAGGAGGCAAGGCTATGGCTGCCGAACCAGCAGGTGACCCGTTGCAGCTTCTCGGTGTAGAGCTGACCAGGGATGAAATCCGGGTTGCTACTCATACCGGCCAGAGCATCACCATACCGCTGGATAAGTAG